tttcgtttttattttatttgtttattttatttacagtaagttatatttaaatttataattttaaatgttatatatggttAGTTTTTAAacgtaataattttgttaaaatatgaatttgttatagatgatttttgtatctttaattctttaataatttgataattatataaaaaaattatttattactctatttatatcaaatatataatttaattatattaatatttttatatttgtttgattaattattaattatgttaataagggtcattataattttgtaggtgattattattaaaaatgaatgaatatcttcatatggattctcagattggttgtagtttgaaatctgATTTGTCTTCATCAATTAGCAAAGTTGTAGAGAGAGATTTAACAAATAGATttacaacaaatgaaatatttcattcacGGGAGCATTTAATTCAATGGGTAAGAGGGATGGCTTTTGatttaggatttgttgtggTAATAATAAGATCTGACATAGCTACTGGTGTACGGGGAAGAAAAACGTATGTCATacttggatgtgaaagagggggAAAATATAGGAAATACAAAGCTGATGCAGTGGCTAGTGTATACGACACTCGTAAATGTGAATGTCCGTTTAGATTAAAGGGTAAACCATGTTCAAATGGGGCCGGATGGGTGTTGAAGGTGATGTGTGGACATCACAACCATGAGTTGGCTGAAACTTTAGTGGGTCACCCTTATGCTGGCAGGTTAAATACGAGTGAGAAGTCATTACTGGTTGATATGACAAAGAGTAAAGTTAcacctgcaaatattttattaacactcaaacaaaataatgatcgaAATGTCACAACGATTAAACAAATCTACAACGCAAGGCATGCGTATAAACGATCATTAAGAGGGTCCAGAACTgaactacaacaacttatgatgttgttggatcgGGATAAGTACATTCACTGGAGTAGGTGTGCTGATGATTCAAAGGTTGTTACTGACTTGTTTTGGACACATCCTGATGCGGTGAAattgttaaactcatttaatgttgtatttatgatggattccacatataaaacaaatagatatagaCTTCCGTTGCTTGAGATTGTGGGTATGACGTCTACAGGGTTAACCTTCTCAGCAGCATTTGCTTTCTTGTCTACTGAAAGGCAGAGTAATTTCACATGGGCTTTGGAAAAGTtgaaaggtttatttttaacatctgaGGGTGGTCCTAAAGTTATTGTGACTGACCGAGACTTGGCTTTGATGAATGTCATATCAAGTGTATTCCCTGAGTCATATCAGATGTTATGTCGGTTCcacatccttaaaaatgttaaagctaaatgcaaaatgttagttCATTCTACTGAGGTTTGGGAAGTGTTGATGGATGCATGGGAAAATGTGATGGATTGTGCTGATGAAAGCTTGTTTGCTGAGTATGTGAATGGTTTTGAATACGCAAGCAGATCATGGCctttgttctttgaatatgttAATCAGAATTGGATTATTCCGTACAGCACATACTTTGTAAAGTTCTGGACGAACAAAGTAATGCATTTAGggaacacaaccacaaataggtattttgtaatgttattttatttatttgttttgtagataaatatttatttgtacttgttgaagttttttttttgtttcagggcTGAATCTGCTCATTGGAGCCTGAAGAAAGTTCTGGGCAATAGTATGGGTGATTTGTGTTCTTGTTGGGATAGTATTCATAACGTCATTATCTtacaacacaacaagattaaggcgtcatttgaaagtagtttgttGCTCAGGAGTGACTATTTTAAAGGCTACATATATAGAGAACTTATTGGGCGTGTGTCTCGATATGCATTGGATCTCATTGCTaaggaattgaaaatagtgCAGCAGATAGGATTGGACTCCTCAAAGTGTGGATGCGTATTGAGACGTACATTTGGTGTCCCATGTGCATGTGAATTAGCACGATATGATCCTAGGATGATCCCTATAGGTGAATTTCATATCATGTGGCGAAGATTGCATTTctcaaatgttgaattaaatgaaactaaGCCTCAGTTATCCATTAAAGATGAGTTGAAACAAGTAGAAGAACGATTCAATGAGGTTGACATTGGCGGTAAAGTCACCATCAAGCAGAAGTTACTTGAAATTGTTTGTCCTACATTGACATCAATGGTCCCTCCATTACATAAAGTCAAGACAAAGGGTGCAcaaaaaagtaaagttaaaCGAAGTGAAAGGTCTACTACGCGGGATCCATCATATTTTGAGTATGTGGACGCCTTTCATTCAACCATAGAATCTTCATCTGTGAGAAGTAAATTACAATCAAAGCCAAAAGCAATGAAGAAAAGGAGAGTTCCAATGATAGACCAGTTTCATTCTACTACTCACCCCTTTATTGTGgacgttgttgatgttgtggctGATGGTCACTGTGGGTATAGATGCATTGCTGCGTTGTTGGGACTcggagaagattcatggcccGTTGTGAGGAATGAGTTGTACAAAGACCTGAGTGGATGGCGTGATGAATATGCAAGCCTAGTAGGAGGCTATGATAGACTAGAAGAACTGAGGTCCTCTTTGTTGGTGCAGTCACTGTCTGCGGTAAGTGTTTCCCGTTTTATGTAGTTTCTTTATTGCACAAAGGGTTTTTTCtaacaacttttattcataacagGCTAACACGAGCAAGTGGATGACATTACCAGACATTGGTTATGCAATTGCTAACCGATATAACGTTATCTTAGTGTGTTTGTCATACTCTCAAAATTATACTATCTTTCCACTACGTTCCACACCACCTTCTGATATCACTCAACATCGCTTAATTTGTATAGGACATGTTCATGGATGTCATTTTGTGCAGGTAAGTGCATTttgttatgaatttattttaaaattacttatcactcaattatattttgttatttgtataATGTAGGTTAAGCTACAAGAAGGTTGTCCGTTGCCCACGGTGAATATCATGTCCTCAACCCACTGTTATCCTGAGGCACGAGCGTGGTCATCTATTTATACTAGTAGGATGCACGCATTTGAACAGTTGATGGACATAACAACATCTTATGTTGACTTAGGTGAttcatgatatttatattatgtatgaaGATATGTAGAAATAcactattatattttgttatttaagtaCTTATTGTCAGTATTcatgataattatatttttattattcgtgatatttatgtagtatttatttatatatgatcatatttatattacttgttgttaattaagttcttttttttttccacttaaacatataaatatttgatcatctacataaccaatataaaagaacatgtaactcaaaatgaaaacattgaaattataagaaattataaatgtctATTACAAATACAAAGATAATTTAAAGTCCTGTAATACATAATCAGataaaggaaatataaagtcCTATCAATTAGACGTCGACCGTCTACCACGCACATGCCTCTGCTCTCTCCTAGGCGTGGAATATTCGTCGATGCCTTCATTAGCAATCTGAAGCAGGTCCACTGACACCTGATGTGCAACAGTACCCTCGGTGACATGACGACATGATATCAAGGACTGTAACATTCTCGCCATTCGCCTAAATCTAGGctgcattataattatatcaaacaattaaataaacaaggtgatcaaaatttaataatataagcaatgaaaaataatacaCCAGGGCGCCAGATGGTGAAGGTGGAGACGATCTACGATGGGGTCGTGCCTCCCGTGGAACATCGGGGCGTTGTCTAGGTGCAAGAGCCGGTCGCGCGTCATCTGCAGTAACAATAATATAAGGATGCGAAACCCTTCTGAACCACTGAATGTACCCATCAACACAGTCAGAAGGAGATGCTGCATGTCTGACATTACTCACAACGTGAGCTCTGAAGTGCAACCACATATGATCAATggccactacatctgcatctggaACCGTAGTCGGTGATCGTGGAATGTCTTGCTGAAACCCAAATTGCCTCAGCACACGCTCAGGCAAATGACGCCAAAGGGTGTCACCAATCCGAATCCATCCAGAATACATACAGATGCCGAAGAATGGCCGAATGCCTCGATGCCCCTCATATGGATGCCATACAACTCCACTGTATGTCAGCGCATCCAACTGTGACCGAATCTCTGTGAGAGTGGAACTCTGTCTAGGGCTCTGCCACCTCATGGCACGTGGTGTGGTATCATCGTAAGAAGTCACCAACCGCCTCCTCCCCAAGCCAGGGAAATGTTCGTATATCcaactctaaaaaaataatcattcaattaaattacatcCATGTTCGAACAtggaaataaatacatgaaataaatgTCAAAGTTATAACTGCACCTGAAATAGAGTCAAATATCCAGCCATCTGCTTCGTGGACGCGAGACTCGCATCCCCGAGCTGCTCGTACAAATAGGCGAGTGCAGCAACACCCCAGGCATATCTGCCACACGCGTGTACGTCTCTAAATAACAATAAGTAAGACACGCGTATAGAACTGGCACTCTTATTTGCAAAAATCGTACATCCTACTAGATGCAACAAATATGCTCTAGCAGCATAGTCCCAATGCTGCGACTCACACCTCTgaacatatatctctctaagccaGCTGAGTCTGACTTTCGGACCACGTGCGTCCTCCATCTCAGCACCTGCTGTGCCACCATCAACGCCGAGCAGTTGCACAAGGGCTGTACGAGCCTCCTCAAACTCCAACTCCTCCAAATCACACATTTGTCCCATCACGGGCAGGTGAAGTAATGTCGAGACGTCATCAAGAGTAATCGACATCTCCCCTATAGGGAGATGGAAACTACTGGTCTCAAAATGCCACCTCTCTATGAATCCGAGGAGTAACCCCTTATCAACGTAATCATAACAAATCCCTGTAAGAGGCATCAAACTGGAATTCAACACAATGTCTTGAATTCCCTCGTGGCATGGTcctaacttatttactttttttccgTGGGAGATCAACTTCAGTGTGTCCCCTCGATCCTacacatcaatatttaataaattttctattaaaaaaataataaaataaattttatttttgcactcACCCGGCCTTGGGAAATAGCATAAGCTacatgctgaacatagtgcGTCAGCAATGAATGATCGTGTGGACCTCCAGGAAATCCAGCGACATCCTCTTGTATGTCATGAACATCTGCATGCTCCTCTCCATGAGTCTCATACGCCTCATATGTTTGTTCCTCAACGGCTCGCTCCTCAGCTATGGGGTCATGCTGGATAGGAGCTGCCCGACTTCTACGAGCAGAAACGGTAGGTCTTCTCCGAGCTTCGCCCTGCGACGAACTCTCTCCTCGAGAACTCTCTCCTCGAGAACTCTCACCTCGAGAATTAAAAGATGCACCACGTGTTCTTGCCATTTCTaacaataatttgtttatttaatttcaaaaattaaaataaattattgtttcaaatatcattaataaactataaaaaatgcaattcaaaataaattaaactaataataattaatttattaacttacaacaaaaattaaataaaagaaacaattagctaattaattaaaataatatatttaaatacatttccatttaattattattaaattaattattattacaaatacaaatttactataaataaaataaatacaaatacaaatttactaatattaaataaattaaattgataatatttattttaagaaataaaaataatttaaatatataaaaattttcgtatctaattcttaatcaatttatttacaaactacaaataaaaaaatttataaaatattcaaataataatctaagtcaaaaaaaaatttaaaaacatttaacaataaatatatcaaatata
This window of the Vigna angularis cultivar LongXiaoDou No.4 chromosome 7, ASM1680809v1, whole genome shotgun sequence genome carries:
- the LOC108339450 gene encoding PKS-NRPS hybrid synthetase cheA-like, yielding MAFDLGFVVVIIRSDIATGVRGRKTYVILGCERGGKYRKYKADAVASVYDTRKCECPFRLKGKPCSNGAGWVLKVMCGHHNHELAETLVGHPYAGRLNTSEKSLLVDMTKSKVTPANILLTLKQNNDRNVTTIKQIYNARHAYKRSLRGSRTELQQLMMLLDRDKYIHWSRCADDSKVVTDLYRLPLLEIVGMTSTGLTFSAAFAFLSTERQSNFTWALEKLKGLFLTSEGGPKVIVTDRDLALMNVISSVFPESYQMLCRFHILKNVKAKCKMLVHSTEVWEVLMDAWENVMDCADESLFAEYVNGFEYASRSWPLFFEYVNQNWIIPYSTYFVKFWTNKVMHLGNTTTNRAESAHWSLKKVLGNSMGDLCSCWDSIHNVIILQHNKIKASFESSLLLRSDYFKGYIYRELIGRVSRYALDLIAKELKIVQQIGLDSSKCGCVLRRTFGVPCACELARYDPRMIPIGEFHIMWRRLHFSNVELNETKPQLSIKDELKQVEERFNEVDIGGKVTIKQKLLEIVCPTLTSMVPPLHKVKTKGAQKSKVKRSERSTTRDPSYFEYVDAFHSTIESSSVRSKLQSKPKAMKKRRVPMIDQFHSTTHPFIVDVVDVVADGHCGYRCIAALLGLGEDSWPVVRNELYKDLSGWRDEYASLVGGYDRLEELRSSLLVQSLSAANTSKWMTLPDIGYAIANRYNVILVCLSYSQNYTIFPLRSTPPSDITQHRLICIGHVHGCHFVQVKLQEGCPLPTVNIMSSTHCYPEARAWSSIYTSRMHAFEQLMDITTSYVDLGDS
- the LOC128197786 gene encoding protein MAINTENANCE OF MERISTEMS-like isoform X1; the encoded protein is MARTRGASFNSRGESSRGESSRGESSSQGEARRRPTVSARRSRAAPIQHDPIAEERAVEEQTYEAYETHGEEHADVHDIQEDVAGFPGGPHDHSLLTHYVQHVAYAISQGRDRGDTLKLISHGKKVNKLGPCHEGIQDIVLNSSLMPLTGICYDYVDKGLLLGFIERWHFETSSFHLPIGEMSITLDDVSTLLHLPVMGQMCDLEELEFEEARTALVQLLGVDGGTAGAEMEDARGPKVRLSWLREIYVQRCESQHWDYAARAYLLHLVGCTIFANKSASSIRVSYLLLFRDVHACGRYAWGVAALAYLYEQLGDASLASTKQMAGYLTLFQSWIYEHFPGLGRRRLVTSYDDTTPRAMRWQSPRQSSTLTEIRSQLDALTYSGVVWHPYEGHRGIRPFFGICMYSGWIRIGDTLWRHLPERVLRQFGFQQDIPRSPTTVPDADVVAIDHMWLHFRAHVVSNVRHAASPSDCVDGYIQWFRRVSHPYIIVTADDARPALAPRQRPDVPREARPHRRSSPPSPSGALPRFRRMARMLQSLISCRHVTEGTVAHQVSVDLLQIANEGIDEYSTPRREQRHVRGRRSTSN
- the LOC128197786 gene encoding protein MAIN-LIKE 1-like isoform X3 codes for the protein MARTRGASFNSRGESSRGESSRGESSSQGEARRRPTVSARRSRAAPIQHDPIAEERAVEEQTYEAYETHGEEHADVHDIQEDVAGFPGGPHDHSLLTHYVQHVAYAISQGRDRGDTLKLISHGKKVNKLGPCHEGIQDIVLNSSLMPLTGICYDYVDKGLLLGFIERWHFETSSFHLPIGEMSITLDDVSTLLHLPVMGQMCDLEELEFEEARTALVQLLGVDGGTAGAEMEDARGPKVRLSWLREIYVQRCESQHWDYAARAYLLHLVGCTIFANKSASSIRVSYLLLFRDVHACGRYAWGVAALAYLYEQLGDASLASTKQMAGYLTLFQSWIYEHFPGLGRRRLVTSYDDTTPRAMRWQSPRQSSTLTEIRSQLDALTYSGVVWHPYEGHRGIRPFFGICMYSGWIRIGDTLWRHLPERVLRQFGFQQDIPRSPTTVPDADVVAIDHMWLHFRAHVMTRDRLLHLDNAPMFHGRHDPIVDRLHLHHLAPWCIIFHCLYY
- the LOC128197786 gene encoding protein MAIN-LIKE 1-like isoform X2, which translates into the protein MARTRGASFNSRGESSRGESSRGESSSQGEARRRPTVSARRSRAAPIQHDPIAEERAVEEQTYEAYETHGEEHADVHDIQEDVAGFPGGPHDHSLLTHYVQHVAYAISQGRDRGDTLKLISHGKKVNKLGPCHEGIQDIVLNSSLMPLTGICYDYVDKGLLLGFIERWHFETSSFHLPIGEMSITLDDVSTLLHLPVMGQMCDLEELEFEEARTALVQLLGVDGGTAGAEMEDARGPKVRLSWLREIYVQRCESQHWDYAARAYLLHLVGCTIFANKSASSIRVSYLLLFRDVHACGRYAWGVAALAYLYEQLGDASLASTKQMAGYLTLFQSWIYEHFPGLGRRRLVTSYDDTTPRAMRWQSPRQSSTLTEIRSQLDALTYSGVVWHPYEGHRGIRPFFGICMYSGWIRIGDTLWRHLPERVLRQFGFQQDIPRSPTTVPDADVVAIDHMWLHFRAHVMTRDRLLHLDNAPMFHGRHDPIVDRLHLHHLAPCLDLGEWRECYSP